The Lolium rigidum isolate FL_2022 chromosome 2, APGP_CSIRO_Lrig_0.1, whole genome shotgun sequence genomic interval AGAGATCCAAAACGTGGCACTAACAGGTGGTGCTATAAAGTAATGAGTATCCATAGAAAGTGGTAATTGCATATACCAGCAACTCTTCGTGGCAAAGTTGCGCAAACCAGTGACTACGTTTTGTTTTTGCACAGACCAGTGACTCTACATGTTATCCATTGCATGGAGCATTAATGATCAGCCTTACACGGTTTAATAACAAATCATAcaacatctcaaaaaaaaaaaataacaaatcatACAAAGGAGGTCCACCTTGGAGGTCACATGGccgaacgagaaaaaaaaagggaTCGGTTGGGCTAGAAGAGCCGAACCAACTTCCTCTACATATGAATAATATATATTACCCGAGCAATTGTATATCAcatattttttttagtttttcagTTTTTATATCACCTCAATTTTCCccaaaacttcaaataaaacttcaaatgaaattcaaacttTGACATGCATTAAACATCGACAACTCGACACGAATAGTTTATTCATAGAAAGTCCGACACATAGACGCTACAGTCTACAATAGATTAGACCACACCGCACCGCGCATGGCGGTTTCCCCCAAAAATCGCCTCTCAACTGCTGAGATGCCACCACAACATCGTGTCCAGAGCAACAACGGTTTCTCACGTGCGGCTGAGCTCTCCGGCCGTTGGGCCGCCGATATCACCTGCGTCGGCGAGTGACTCTGGCTATGAACATTTGAGGTGTCGGACCTTGCCATTCGCACGTACGACACCATGGTCTGGCGGCTCGACATCCCGCACGAGCCAGTGAACTTCCCTAACGTCCACAAAGGGGCGGAGGTGGATTTCTTGACGCAGTTCTAGGCGATGCATCGCGAGCAGGAGCGACAAGTTTGATGCCTATACATGTGCATGTTCATCCGGCGGGCCGATGAGGCGGCGATGGCGTAATTACGCGCCACTCACTCAGAGCACATGGTGGGTCAGCTCAAATACTACGCCCAACTGGCCGCCGAGCAAGCTGCAGCAGTTGCGGCAACCGGTGCTTCGTCTTCTGTCGCCGGTCCATCCACCGTCGTTCACGACATCTCCTCGGACACGGAGATGGACAACGACTTATGGGAGTCACTTATCCGCGAATGTGACGAGGAGGAATCGGAGGACGACGAATTTTGGGACTAGATTGTAGGTTGAAGATGTAGTGTCGTGTGTCGAGAGTCTAGTAgaatcactacaggaatggcgtgcTACGTCGACGGCCTCGAGCCCTCAGCATAGCTTTAAAAggacctcggcgtaggctacatcgagggcagccgtcggcgtagctcctcgggcAAGGTCTGCCTCGGCAGAGCCACGGCCTTTGGTGTAGCTGTGATACGCCGACGGTGGCATCGGCGTAGGCCACGCCGTCCCGTCCTcaactttttcatttttttttcattttttgatatattatacatttttccGACTTGTATGCAACTAGAAATGCCGTTTTACCCATAcatgacgcaattttgcaaaaaatatcaaaattcatttttccTTCGGCCATGTGATATATAATTGCTCAGGTAATATATATTATTCATCTGTTGAGGATGCTCATACGGTAGAAGAAGTTGGTTCGGCTGCTCTAGCCCAACCGACCCCATTTTTCCTTCGGCCATGTGACCTTCAAGGTGAACCTGCTTTGTCAGATTTGTTATTAAACCGTGTAATCTGATCATTAGAGCTCCATGTAATCCATAACATGTAAAGTTACTGATCTGTGCAAAAACAAAATCGTAGTCACTGGTTTGCGCAACTCTTGCACGAAGAGTTGCTGGTATATGCAATCGTAGTCACACTTATGGGATGGTATTATGGCAATGTAGAAGTATTATTTTTCccatatggatctttctctattaAAGATGGATTTGAGGTAAGGTTCTAGGAGGATAAGTGGTTGGGTAATACCACACTTCGGGAACAATATCTACTTGTGTATAGCATTGTGCGTCACAAGGGTGATACCTTAGCTAAGGTGATGGGATCTTCCGCGCTGAATGTGACGATCAAAAAGAATCTCATTGGGCCTAGGCTTGCATTTGTGCATTGCTTCAACGGGTGGCTCTTGTCCACTTGCCGCATGGCTCTGATGAGCTTCGCTGGAATCTAAACGAGAACGGCAAGTTCCCACTTGATTCTATGTACAAAGCATTAATCTAACCTTTGGAGCCAGTTGTTAATaataaataaatttagaaaataaaGATACCGCCAAAAACTAAGGTGTTTGTGTGGTATCTTCATAGAGGAGTAATCCTCACAAAGGACAACCTTGCAAACCATAACTCACGGGAAATTACAAAGTGTGTCTTTTGCAGACATGAATAGACCATTAAACGCTTATTTTTCCATTGCCATTTCGCTAGATCTATATGATCAATCATCCAAATAGGTTTACCTTATACTCGCCTGGTAGGgatgcaaatatttttggcaattggctgtgGTAAATAGGTTTAAAttacttattagggtgggagtgCTTGTCTCTTCAATGTTTGAAGAAACAAGACATATTCATGGAGGTGTCTATGCAGTTGAAGAATACGACGAAGGACTTCATTATCCAACCTAGATGAGAGCATAATCTGAGAATTGGACCTCCACTCGACCAACATGGGTGTCAACGTAATCTCACAATAGTCCTTAATACTTGTATTAAGTTCTTTTTTTTATGTGTTGGTAATTTTGATTGTGAGGCGGCTGTGTGAATCATAATTATACAGAAGCCGGATGTTATTATTGCACTTTTTAAATAATAAAgttgctctttatcgaaaaaataaacaaacacttGATTCATTTAGAGATCCAAAACGTGGCACTAACAGGTAGGGCTATAAAGTAATGAGTGTCCACAGAAATCACCAAAGCTTGGAAAGAGAGGTTTACCGAAAGAAAAAGATGTGACAGAGGAGGGGAGACTGCGTTGGCCAGCAGATCTGCTCCCAAAGCCGTAGCCAGCGCGTCGGTCTCCGCTCTCCGGTCTCCACGCGGCGGATCTAGGCCAGAGCATCCAGCGACAGGTAGGTCCTGCACGATATCTAAGAGGTCCGACGACGTCTCCTCCGCCTCTCCGCCCCGCCATTATTAAACCCCCACCACGCCACACCTTTTCCTCTTACCTCCTCACGAAGCATCAGACCTCCGACGGAGACGCGCAAAAGGCACAGGGAAAAATCGCATAAGAGCAAGGAAGCTCTGCAATCAAGCAAAGGCAAAGCCCTGACATTGCGCATCTCGCCGGAGCTTGCTCCTACGCGCTCTGCAACGAAGAAGATGTCAAGAAGAGGAGGGAACACGCCTTTCCTGGACGCGTGCTTCCTCTGTAGAAAGCCGATCGCCGGCGACCGCGACATCTTCATGTACAGGTACAGCCATTCTACAtttctaccactctcatctctcttCTTTCCTGCATCTGATAATCGGGTATGTGAGTGACTAACCAATGAATCTCCTGCGCCGATCGAACAGAGGCGACACGCCTTTCTGCAGCGAGGAGTGCAGGGGCGTGCAGATGGaggcggacgaggcggcggagCGGAAGGAGAAAGATTGCTCCGGGAGGCTGACGCAGCCGGTGCCACCTGCCAGCGAAGTGCAGGCCCCTGACGAGCGTGGAAAGGTTCGAGCAGGGTCGATCCTAGCCTTGTAACTGAAGTTCCAAATCGTGTCTGCCGGtgacttttcttttttctctttcgaAGATCTCACATGATCGCTTTCGTTTCCGCATATACAAGGGTTTGTGTTTTTTTGTTCAAACCCTTGGATTGTACTTAGTGATGGTTTTCATGTACCATTTGGCCGCGTGTGTTTTGCGTATCGTTTGCACTAGTCGAAATATACAGAGAGAATAAAAGTGACAATGTGGTTGCTTCAAGAAAATGTTGATAGGCCAATTTACGATCAATGTTGTCTTGGTTTAAACATTAGAGTGAATTCTATCTTTTACCATGTAGTTGTACATTTGTCCGGAAGCTCACTTTGTAGCTCGGGCAACACATAGCTCGTTTTAGAAACAAAATTGAGATCGgtatttgaaaaaaaattaaaaaaatgaaaaagaataTGTCTATAGGTAATTATGTATCCCACAATCATGTAAAATTTCAATCCAAAACCCATTGTaatctgggctacacaaaaataacaaatttctAACAGTTTTGGGGATTTTAAAAATGTGTAGTATTCATTGTTCTCAGATCTATGAAGTTTCTGACATTTTCATATAGACCAGAGTACGTATTTCGTACTGCAATTTTACACACTTGTGGTATATATCCCTAACTATGCAGATTTATTTATTTTAACTttaaaatactatttttgaatttACCAATGAAAGCGAGCTACATCTAGCTCATCCTCTAAAACGTTGCACTCTATATTTATAACACATATTACCTCATTCAATTGAACTTCTATAGAAATATTCAATTTTAAAGAATTTTAGCATGGATTTACCTTAATTTAGCATTTTGCTTGTTTAAGTTAGATGTGACCGGCATGTTGCGTCGATTATTCGTAACAAAATATGTAAAGAGCGGAGGGTGTCATTGACGATCATGTCCATATTTATCTTGTCCATCTGTTCCGTTCCTCATTGTCGTCCTGGTAATTTTGGGCCCCTTGCGTCACCTTACACCTTTTCTACTCGACGAGGTAATTAGTGTGGCAAATGCATAACTAGGAGGTAAAATGTGTAATTCACTCTTCGGTTTATTCTCTCATGCATGTACTCGTGACCTAAGATCTTTTTTTCATGATAAATGGTGTTTTACTTAACTCAAAAGTTTGCACTAATGTGTTGCAAGCCATAAGAGCTCTGACCCGACTTTTGCATAACTAGGATACACACCACCACATTATAAGAAAAAAAATGGCGCTAAACAAGCACATGAATGTCTCATAAAATGCCTAGACTAAACCGTCATACATGTCATAAAAAAATTATGTCTCGCCGCCTTCTCCAATCGTGTACGAACCTATGTAAATAAGTTAACTATAACCCACCACTTGAATGAGTGACCATACATGATCATATAGATTGGTCAAATATATGTACATTGAGCAAATGTTTGATTACTCTGTCATGAAACCTAAACAACAGTTTAAGTTTTCATACCCCAGTTACACTTTGCAAGGTTATTCTGGGGTGCCGGTGCCGACATGTGTACGCTATTGATTAACAAAACTATTCAGGTGATTTACTTGACGTGTAGTCTGCCAACTACCAAGCCATGCATGCTTTAAATTCACAGTGGACGGTGGCCGTGGGTCACCCGTCACCATTCCGTTCGTCCTTCGGTCGGTAAGTCGGAGCAACCGACAGTCTCCGTGACGTGCGCGTCCAAAGAAAAATTAGTACGTCCCAGACATGTAGTTACTACATGATATGGTTGCAGGACCCATTAATCACATGATGACATGATCAACCACGTTAAatacaagaacccaagagtatgaAGCTGATTGATTAGTAGGTCACCATCGGTGAGGTGAAACGTACCAAGTAGACGCAGTGACACCTTGGTACCACCTTTAGTGACACTTTTGTTGTGGAGTTTTGATTATACAACTCTGATGACACACTGTTTTCTCTACTATACCTTTTTTTAGGGTACAGCCcgtatattcttttttttttgaaaaagttgCATATGGCCTTTATTAAAATTATTGAAACAACATTCAGGTCACCTTATTACAAGCTTATTACGAATCACGGATCACTAAGAGTCGATACATGGATCAACCACTTGAAAAAAGATAAAGTAAACAACTGCCAAAGAATCAACATGTTAATCTTCGATCAAGCTGCTAACCGCACCGACTGAATAAATCCTGAGCGACCACCTTCAGACGGTTGCACTCAAAATTCATGTTCTGGCGGTGCTCCTCCAGCTGGAGACATAACCACGAACGGGTCCAATAAGTAGCAAGGGGAACAACCTGCAAAAAGGACgcatgttttgatttttttttaaataaagtcATTGTTGACATGTCATATTGCccataagatagcacaaataccaACTCTAGTCCGGCTTTTGACTCTTTTGAAAGGCTACGTGTGAGGCCCCGGACTAGCtatccgaaacacccgttatgcatacacattcacgatcccatgatcagtgtgtcgtgaaagcataaccgaactggtatcaaatacatcatccattacagtaccgaataaaaatattacaacaggtcacatgaccaatacttacataagagccgcaatgacaggagatcaacaatcacacagcggaaatacttcagacgaaagcgtccgcatggcccaagtcatgccataaccctacaggcaactgactgggaagacgttcctagtttGCATAGACGTtgtcgactccttcttcatctgtcggattTCACCaaatctggccaagtaaatagtcagggacaaagccatgagtacattatgaattgcactcgcaaaccaccttagagagaaataaaggatatgcaatttggcagtagcaaggatcaggcactattctagggttacaaggagcgagagatagtttctctcgagagtatgacatctctatatctttgttgaaaacctttttgaaaacaagtttcttttgaagactaataggtaaggatgacccaattttcctttccggccatcaGAATGACCAAAACAACTTTACCAatttttccaccgtacctcccaggtacatttcctcCAGTCCCACTCGTATttttccgtacctcccaggtacatttccaaaacctttttgaaaaacacttttgtaaaacaaaactatTCAGCGTAGATATcatgccttcccaaccgtccttaaccgtggacacggctattcgaatagttttcactctgcagaggttgtacactttccccataagatccgaatacttatcgtgtgggcatcatccctgcat includes:
- the LOC124690175 gene encoding FCS-Like Zinc finger 1-like, whose translation is MSRRGGNTPFLDACFLCRKPIAGDRDIFMYRGDTPFCSEECRGVQMEADEAAERKEKDCSGRLTQPVPPASEVQAPDERGKVRAGSILAL